A window of Syntrophorhabdaceae bacterium contains these coding sequences:
- a CDS encoding helix-turn-helix transcriptional regulator, whose translation MKTWAQVKKDLLKDPDFAKEVKKLEPVYQIISQLIKARIEQNLTQEDLAKKIGTKQGNISRLEKGNANPSLQFLKKVAKGLGKELSISFKTPRRADTV comes from the coding sequence ATGAAGACCTGGGCTCAAGTAAAAAAGGATTTACTGAAGGACCCGGATTTCGCGAAGGAGGTTAAGAAACTTGAGCCCGTGTACCAGATCATCAGTCAGCTTATCAAGGCCCGCATCGAGCAGAACCTGACCCAGGAGGATCTCGCGAAGAAGATCGGCACGAAACAGGGAAACATCAGCCGGCTGGAGAAAGGAAACGCAAACCCTTCTCTTCAGTTCCTGAAGAAAGTAGCCAAGGGGCTTGGCAAAGAGCTCTCGATCTCTTTCAAAACACCCAGGCGGGCAGACACCGTGTAA
- a CDS encoding helix-turn-helix transcriptional regulator, whose product MDLNAIAQNVRRIRLARGMSQKDLAGASGISLPAIKNMERAKTESRTNTLVLIARALGVTLRELLFPARHLHAVRFRYDGKMRSRENILASMSAWLEDYEYLEKVLKSRKRFAMESVIHSTLLAAAMCRKKLGAKAGQPIHKNPFPGTARLHFAGELVEILVQPGIDAETCLFRGHVDLPVNVRGDPHEESP is encoded by the coding sequence ATGGACCTTAACGCCATCGCACAGAATGTCAGGCGTATCCGCTTGGCCAGGGGAATGAGTCAGAAGGATCTCGCAGGCGCCTCGGGGATCTCGCTCCCTGCCATCAAGAACATGGAAAGGGCAAAGACGGAATCCCGCACGAACACCCTGGTCCTCATAGCCAGGGCCCTGGGCGTGACGCTCCGGGAGCTTCTCTTTCCCGCCCGTCACCTCCATGCAGTCCGTTTCCGTTACGACGGGAAGATGCGCAGCCGCGAGAATATCCTGGCAAGCATGTCCGCATGGCTCGAAGACTATGAATACCTCGAGAAGGTCCTGAAAAGCCGGAAGCGCTTCGCAATGGAAAGCGTAATTCACAGCACTCTTCTCGCCGCGGCAATGTGCCGGAAGAAGCTCGGCGCCAAAGCCGGCCAGCCCATTCATAAGAATCCTTTTCCAGGAACCGCAAGGTTACACTTTGCCGGTGAGCTCGTGGAGATTCTGGTTCAACCAGGCATTGATGCTGAGACCTGCCTTTTTCGCGGACATGTGGATCTTCCGGTGAATGTCCGGGGAGATCCGCACGAGGAATCTCCCTGA